A genomic stretch from Natronomonas gomsonensis includes:
- a CDS encoding sensor histidine kinase — MESLLSGSPSRAIYVVVFGLAAVACVASLRRARRIDDADTRRGLEWFLLLSGGWAAAHVAYLLAPSTRLSLTAYLVGLTVGFAAVGAWLYFCSAYTGRSLHEDATYRRAAVVVFVFVVGLKLTNPLHGLYFTATPTATPFPHLAVEHSLLHWASMGLAYALSAVGFFMLFELFTQVGHDTRPLAVLVSLTGLPLVFDIVGTASPRFIDMTYEPIGVALFSVGTLFLFFERFQTVRLAGNVDSPVVFLDEDDEIRDSNAPARQLFPNLDDAVGEPLEEALPAVAERLASDDNVLELSRDGESRYYMVATNPFTFGNTRVGRMLLFTDVTQTERYRQEIERQNERLGRFASVVSHDLRNPLSVAHGRIELEQERQATENENLTAAADALDRMGRLIEDVLTLAQAGDDIDDRQPVSLSSIAERAWETVDADGGDLRIESDVTVEADPERLRQALENLFRNSVEHAGPDVVATVGGLDDETGFYVEDDGPGIPPYLREQAFEWGVSGEGGSGLGLAIVETIVKGHGWEITVEESAKGGARFEVTGVRA, encoded by the coding sequence ATGGAATCACTCCTCTCCGGTAGCCCGTCACGGGCCATCTACGTCGTCGTCTTCGGTCTCGCCGCGGTTGCGTGTGTCGCCAGTCTCCGCCGAGCGAGGCGCATCGACGACGCCGACACCCGACGGGGGCTGGAGTGGTTCCTCCTGTTGAGCGGCGGGTGGGCGGCCGCACACGTCGCCTACCTGCTGGCGCCTTCGACACGCCTCAGCCTCACGGCGTATCTCGTCGGCCTCACGGTCGGCTTCGCCGCCGTCGGCGCGTGGCTGTACTTCTGTTCGGCCTACACCGGCCGGAGCCTCCACGAGGACGCGACCTACAGGCGGGCCGCCGTCGTCGTCTTCGTCTTCGTCGTCGGACTGAAACTCACGAACCCGCTTCACGGACTCTACTTCACCGCCACGCCGACGGCGACGCCGTTTCCCCATCTGGCCGTCGAACACTCGCTTCTGCACTGGGCGTCGATGGGGCTGGCCTACGCGCTCAGCGCCGTCGGCTTCTTCATGCTGTTCGAGTTGTTCACGCAGGTCGGTCACGACACGCGGCCGCTGGCGGTGCTCGTGAGTCTCACGGGGCTGCCGCTCGTCTTCGATATCGTCGGCACCGCCAGCCCGCGGTTCATCGATATGACGTACGAACCGATTGGCGTCGCCCTGTTTTCGGTCGGGACGCTGTTTCTGTTCTTCGAGCGGTTCCAGACCGTCCGGTTGGCCGGCAACGTCGACAGCCCGGTCGTCTTCCTCGACGAGGACGACGAGATACGCGACAGCAACGCTCCGGCGCGCCAACTGTTTCCGAATCTCGACGACGCGGTGGGCGAACCACTAGAGGAGGCGCTTCCCGCCGTCGCCGAGCGGTTGGCGTCCGACGATAACGTTCTCGAGTTGTCACGAGACGGCGAGTCGCGGTACTACATGGTCGCGACGAACCCCTTTACGTTCGGCAACACCCGCGTCGGTCGGATGCTGTTGTTCACCGACGTGACCCAGACCGAGCGGTACCGCCAGGAAATCGAACGGCAGAACGAACGCCTCGGGCGGTTCGCGAGCGTCGTCTCCCACGACCTCCGGAATCCGCTGTCCGTCGCCCATGGCCGCATCGAGTTGGAGCAGGAAAGACAGGCCACGGAAAACGAGAACCTGACCGCGGCCGCCGACGCGCTCGACCGAATGGGACGGCTCATCGAGGACGTATTGACGCTGGCGCAGGCCGGCGACGACATCGACGACCGCCAGCCCGTATCGCTGTCGTCGATAGCCGAGCGGGCGTGGGAGACCGTCGACGCCGATGGCGGCGACCTCCGAATCGAGAGCGACGTGACGGTCGAAGCCGACCCCGAGCGACTCCGGCAGGCACTGGAGAACCTCTTTCGAAACAGCGTGGAACACGCCGGTCCGGACGTGGTGGCCACGGTGGGCGGTCTCGACGACGAGACGGGATTCTACGTCGAAGACGACGGGCCCGGGATCCCCCCGTACCTCCGCGAACAGGCCTTCGAGTGGGGCGTCTCCGGAGAAGGCGGGTCCGGCCTCGGCCTCGCCATCGTCGAGACCATCGTCAAGGGTCACGGCTGGGAGATAACGGTCGAGGAGTCCGCCAAGGGCGGCGCTCGGTTCGAAGTGACGGGCGTCCGCGCCTGA
- a CDS encoding potassium channel family protein, translating to MAGFEGSQPKTVAYEPVSVKELLVEMKDTSELLIDLAYSAVLHGSEDIAREVLALEEKMDVLQLRARMSLMMAARNPDEVEALAPVLGLAAGADRISDAAGDIAKIVLEDIGLPEAMRAALPEAIETLVRGTLVADSPYADRTLLDINLESETGVRVIAIHRGDDWILNPGPETTITAEDRLILRGPERTVGEVYEAVTGEEYDAPAPPDSEVDDLERAVDSIVLMKNLSELAVDLAYGSILFDNEDLAAEVRNLEVEVDALRSRFEAWLLRAAADADDPVVLRGLIHLGVSTEVISDAALDISEGVLRGLSVHPVVELAVQESDEILTRVVVGEGSALDGERVADGVPAAELGMNVLAIRRGEDWMLAPDADATLRAGDVIIAKGTRTSSGEFEELAA from the coding sequence ATGGCAGGTTTCGAGGGGTCGCAACCGAAGACCGTCGCGTACGAGCCGGTCAGCGTCAAGGAGCTGTTGGTCGAGATGAAAGACACCTCGGAACTCCTCATCGACCTCGCGTACTCGGCGGTGTTACACGGCAGCGAGGACATCGCTCGCGAGGTGTTGGCCCTCGAAGAGAAGATGGACGTACTGCAGTTGCGTGCCCGGATGAGCCTCATGATGGCGGCCCGCAACCCCGACGAAGTGGAGGCACTCGCGCCGGTTCTGGGCCTCGCCGCGGGCGCCGACCGAATCAGCGACGCCGCCGGCGACATCGCCAAAATCGTCCTCGAAGACATCGGCCTGCCGGAGGCGATGCGGGCGGCGCTTCCGGAGGCCATCGAGACGCTCGTTCGCGGCACCCTCGTCGCGGACTCGCCGTACGCCGACCGGACGCTTCTGGACATCAACCTCGAAAGCGAGACGGGCGTCCGCGTCATCGCCATCCACCGCGGCGACGACTGGATACTCAACCCCGGCCCGGAGACGACCATCACCGCCGAGGACCGCCTCATCCTGCGCGGGCCGGAACGAACCGTCGGCGAGGTGTACGAGGCAGTGACCGGCGAGGAGTACGACGCCCCCGCACCGCCCGACTCGGAGGTCGACGACCTCGAACGCGCCGTCGACTCCATCGTCCTGATGAAGAACCTCTCGGAGTTGGCAGTCGACCTCGCCTACGGCAGCATCCTCTTCGACAACGAGGACCTCGCAGCCGAAGTTCGCAACCTCGAAGTCGAGGTCGACGCCCTCCGCTCGCGGTTCGAGGCGTGGCTGTTGCGTGCGGCGGCCGACGCCGACGACCCCGTCGTGTTGCGAGGCCTCATTCACCTCGGCGTCTCGACGGAGGTGATAAGCGACGCCGCCCTCGACATCAGCGAGGGCGTCCTCAGGGGGCTGTCGGTCCACCCCGTCGTCGAACTCGCAGTCCAGGAATCCGACGAGATACTCACCCGCGTCGTCGTCGGCGAAGGCAGCGCCCTCGATGGCGAACGTGTCGCGGATGGCGTCCCGGCGGCGGAACTCGGGATGAACGTCCTCGCCATCCGACGCGGGGAGGACTGGATGCTCGCTCCTGACGCCGACGCGACGCTCCGGGCGGGTGACGTCATCATCGCGAAAGGGACGCGAACGTCGTCGGGCGAATTCGAGGAACTGGCGGCCTGA
- a CDS encoding CehA/McbA family metallohydrolase, whose amino-acid sequence MSGPTNLEVDLHVHSEASYDGHEPVELILEHAADIDLDAVVITDHDVIGASLEAAERAREYGLIGIPGAEISTAHGHLLGIGIEELPERGRPMGETIEEVRELGGVAVVPHPFQRTRHGIRKRRLKRLDPDAIETFNAWLFTGYRNRRARRYARRYGYPSVGGSDAHSLLTVGRAYTEIRVDQPIPDIESDDVVAAIRSGDTAIQGQRASLKRSTGHYAKAAGRKTAWGAKTAAKKSSNGAQWAVTTAIPFL is encoded by the coding sequence ATGAGTGGGCCAACGAACCTCGAGGTGGACCTCCACGTCCACAGCGAGGCCTCATACGACGGCCACGAGCCGGTGGAGTTGATACTGGAACACGCCGCCGACATCGACCTCGACGCCGTGGTCATCACCGACCACGATGTCATCGGTGCCTCACTCGAAGCCGCCGAACGCGCCCGCGAGTACGGGCTCATCGGCATTCCCGGCGCCGAAATATCGACGGCCCACGGCCATCTGCTGGGCATCGGCATCGAGGAACTCCCCGAACGTGGCCGGCCGATGGGCGAAACCATCGAGGAGGTCCGCGAGTTGGGCGGCGTCGCCGTCGTTCCACACCCCTTCCAGCGCACCCGCCACGGCATCCGCAAGCGCCGACTGAAACGGCTCGACCCAGACGCAATCGAGACGTTCAACGCGTGGCTGTTCACCGGCTACCGGAACCGCCGTGCGCGGCGCTACGCCCGTCGCTACGGCTACCCATCCGTCGGCGGCAGCGACGCCCACTCGCTTTTGACCGTCGGGCGCGCCTACACCGAAATCCGCGTCGACCAGCCCATCCCCGACATCGAGAGCGACGACGTGGTCGCGGCCATCCGTTCGGGCGACACCGCCATCCAAGGGCAACGAGCGTCGCTGAAACGCTCTACCGGCCACTACGCCAAGGCGGCCGGGCGGAAAACCGCGTGGGGCGCCAAGACGGCGGCCAAGAAGAGTTCCAACGGCGCACAGTGGGCCGTGACGACCGCGATTCCCTTCCTGTGA
- the corA gene encoding magnesium/cobalt transporter CorA, with amino-acid sequence MTVSAVVYSEAGIEEYDDLAAAKAAEGTTWVRVHEADDDEISAVADTFDIHRLAVDDVVNEVRPKTEEFAAYTFVLVKTAELTRGETTFDEEIREDPVGVFFGTDWVLTLAPRADDPIGRVWNAVVRGDERLLQRGPDFTAYRIIDVIVDEYFTLLDRIGDGIEAIEEEVLTTTDIEVLEAINTVRRDLLSFRKLAWPTREALSVLARGDSGYVGEATEKYFRDVYDHLVHVVDLVETYRDLVSGARDIYLNTLSQSSNEVMKVLTVIATVFLPLTFIAGVYGMNFSGGPYNMPELGWTFGYPAVMLGMALVGLVMVWAFRERGYV; translated from the coding sequence GTGACCGTCAGCGCCGTCGTCTACAGCGAGGCAGGTATCGAGGAGTACGACGACCTCGCGGCCGCGAAGGCCGCCGAGGGGACGACGTGGGTGCGAGTCCACGAGGCCGACGACGACGAAATTTCGGCCGTCGCCGACACCTTCGACATCCACCGCCTCGCTGTAGACGACGTGGTCAACGAGGTGCGGCCGAAAACCGAAGAGTTCGCGGCGTACACGTTCGTCCTCGTCAAAACCGCGGAGTTGACCCGCGGGGAGACGACCTTCGATGAGGAGATTCGCGAGGACCCCGTCGGGGTGTTCTTCGGCACCGACTGGGTACTCACGCTTGCGCCGCGTGCGGACGACCCCATCGGTCGGGTGTGGAACGCGGTCGTCCGGGGGGACGAACGACTCCTCCAGCGCGGCCCCGACTTCACCGCCTACCGAATCATCGACGTAATCGTCGACGAGTACTTCACCTTACTCGACCGTATCGGCGACGGCATCGAAGCCATCGAGGAGGAGGTGCTCACGACGACAGATATCGAGGTACTGGAGGCCATCAACACCGTTCGCCGGGACCTGCTGTCGTTTCGGAAACTGGCGTGGCCGACCCGGGAGGCGCTGTCGGTGCTGGCCCGCGGCGACTCCGGCTACGTCGGTGAGGCGACCGAGAAGTACTTCCGGGACGTGTACGACCACCTCGTCCACGTCGTCGACCTCGTCGAAACCTACCGTGACCTCGTCTCCGGCGCCCGCGACATCTACCTCAACACCCTCTCACAGTCCAGCAACGAGGTCATGAAGGTGCTGACGGTCATCGCGACGGTCTTCCTCCCGCTGACGTTCATCGCCGGCGTCTACGGGATGAACTTCAGTGGCGGCCCCTACAACATGCCGGAGTTGGGCTGGACGTTCGGCTATCCCGCGGTGATGCTCGGCATGGCGCTGGTCGGCCTCGTGATGGTGTGGGCGTTCCGCGAGCGCGGCTATGTCTGA
- a CDS encoding sulfite exporter TauE/SafE family protein, translated as MTRSLSQDSVVKRFLKYQHVLVFLAPVVFVAFVFTMAPTETANPGADYWLEYWWLFPFFLLGATIVNTVGISGAALFVPFLIFIFPVLAGHSLDAETIVKVGLISESFGLSSSALAFISYGLVDRRLAASLVAGALPFVIGGAFLSFFIPEALFQFLLAVLLILSSYILFRADIGHEEPGADAEPQAATDGGTTGALPDDAAKLGPAGVVTSDEGNVTRVDRDGNDYRYDRGGYLERFAVYGFGGVFQGLAGFGIGEIGIVSMLRSSIPVRVAIGTNHIVVATTAIVASLTHVFGGGLVGGHSMNLALTPWNMVIFTVPATVIGGQIAPYVAAALDTDTLKRFVAFVFAVIATALFVLVGQAVL; from the coding sequence GTGACCCGCTCGTTGTCCCAAGATTCAGTCGTCAAGAGGTTTCTGAAGTATCAGCACGTCCTCGTGTTCCTCGCGCCGGTCGTGTTCGTCGCGTTCGTCTTCACGATGGCGCCGACCGAAACCGCGAATCCGGGGGCCGATTACTGGCTCGAATACTGGTGGCTGTTCCCCTTCTTCCTTCTGGGAGCCACCATCGTCAACACCGTCGGCATCAGCGGTGCGGCGCTGTTCGTACCGTTCCTCATCTTCATCTTCCCGGTGTTGGCTGGCCACTCGCTGGACGCCGAAACCATCGTCAAGGTCGGCCTCATCAGCGAGTCGTTCGGCCTCTCCAGTTCCGCCCTGGCGTTCATTTCGTACGGACTGGTCGACCGCCGACTGGCCGCCTCGCTCGTCGCCGGCGCGCTGCCGTTCGTCATCGGCGGCGCCTTCCTGTCGTTTTTCATCCCCGAAGCGCTGTTCCAGTTCCTTCTGGCGGTGCTTCTGATACTGTCGTCGTACATCCTGTTCAGAGCCGACATCGGCCACGAGGAACCCGGCGCTGATGCCGAACCGCAGGCAGCGACCGACGGTGGGACCACCGGCGCACTTCCCGACGACGCGGCGAAACTCGGCCCCGCCGGCGTCGTCACCAGCGACGAGGGCAACGTCACCCGCGTCGACCGCGACGGCAACGACTACCGCTACGACCGCGGTGGCTACCTCGAACGGTTCGCCGTCTACGGCTTCGGCGGTGTCTTTCAGGGGCTGGCCGGCTTCGGCATCGGCGAAATCGGCATCGTCTCGATGCTCCGGTCGTCGATTCCGGTCCGCGTCGCCATCGGCACCAACCACATCGTCGTCGCGACGACGGCCATCGTCGCGTCGCTGACCCACGTCTTCGGCGGCGGCCTGGTCGGCGGCCACAGCATGAACCTCGCATTGACGCCGTGGAACATGGTCATCTTCACCGTCCCGGCGACGGTAATCGGCGGCCAGATAGCACCTTACGTCGCCGCCGCCCTCGATACGGACACGCTGAAACGCTTCGTCGCCTTCGTGTTCGCGGTCATCGCGACCGCGCTGTTCGTCCTCGTCGGACAAGCGGTGCTGTAG
- a CDS encoding DsbA family oxidoreductase: MSETQSTEAVTVYADYVCPFCYLGYASFDQYREARDESLDTDWHPFDLRASKRRADGTIDHSVDDGKDESYFEEAKKNVRRLADRYGVEMELDLSREVDSYDAQRVAFRAREDHPEAFEAFHRGVFDALWEEGRDIGDGDVLEDIATEAGLPAGYVESVLDDEASAEELESAFEAAQQRGITGVPTFVSDDHAARGAVPPEQLKRLVEGV; the protein is encoded by the coding sequence ATGAGCGAAACCCAGTCCACGGAAGCCGTCACGGTGTACGCCGACTACGTCTGCCCGTTCTGCTATCTCGGCTACGCCTCCTTCGACCAGTACCGAGAGGCCCGCGACGAGTCGCTGGACACCGACTGGCACCCCTTCGATTTGCGCGCCAGCAAGCGCCGCGCCGACGGAACCATCGACCACTCCGTCGACGACGGGAAGGACGAATCCTACTTCGAGGAGGCGAAAAAGAACGTCCGCCGACTCGCCGACCGCTACGGCGTCGAGATGGAGTTGGACCTCAGCCGGGAGGTCGATTCCTACGACGCCCAGCGAGTCGCGTTCCGCGCCCGCGAGGACCACCCCGAGGCCTTCGAGGCGTTCCACCGCGGCGTCTTCGATGCACTGTGGGAAGAGGGCCGTGACATCGGCGATGGTGATGTGCTCGAAGACATCGCTACCGAAGCGGGACTGCCGGCCGGCTACGTCGAATCGGTCCTCGACGACGAGGCCAGCGCCGAAGAACTGGAATCCGCCTTCGAGGCCGCCCAACAGCGCGGCATCACGGGCGTGCCGACGTTCGTCTCCGACGACCACGCGGCCCGCGGTGCGGTTCCGCCGGAGCAACTGAAGCGACTCGTCGAAGGCGTCTAA
- a CDS encoding peroxiredoxin yields MLEPGDSAPAVSAPNQRGESVSPDFEEPTVVYFYPKDFTGGCTIEANDFQDALPEFRDSGITVYGVSMDDVDTHADFADEEGIDFELLADTDGAVAEAFGLDTSEGYTDRLTFVLAGGEVVAVYDPEMADPSGHAREVLTETREKYVS; encoded by the coding sequence ATGCTCGAACCCGGCGATTCGGCACCGGCAGTCAGCGCACCGAACCAACGCGGCGAGTCGGTCTCTCCCGACTTCGAGGAGCCGACGGTGGTGTACTTCTACCCGAAGGACTTCACCGGCGGCTGTACCATCGAAGCCAACGACTTTCAGGACGCCCTCCCGGAGTTCCGCGACTCCGGCATCACCGTCTACGGCGTCTCGATGGACGACGTCGATACCCACGCCGACTTCGCCGACGAGGAAGGCATCGACTTCGAGTTGCTCGCCGACACCGACGGCGCGGTCGCCGAGGCGTTCGGCCTCGACACCTCCGAGGGCTATACGGACCGACTGACGTTCGTCCTCGCCGGCGGCGAGGTCGTCGCCGTCTACGACCCCGAGATGGCCGACCCCTCCGGGCACGCCCGCGAAGTGTTGACCGAGACGCGCGAAAAATACGTCAGTTAG
- a CDS encoding oxidoreductase, translating to MPNWTLEDMPELSGRTVVVTGANSGLGLEATRAFAREGAHVVMACRDVDAAADAREEIREEAPGASLTVEALDLADLDSIRAFADSVADLGRIDVLCNNAGVMAIPRSETADGFETQFGVNHLGHFALTGLLLDSLRAAPDPRVVTQSSGIHANGEIDFEDLQSTDDYDKWGAYAQSKLANLLFAYELDRRYGDELTSVGCHPGYAATNLQRRGPEQEGSRLKLAAMALANRIFAQSAEAGALPMLYAATAEDVEGGDYVGPGGFKNMRGAPETQRSSKRSYDEDTAERLWSVSEELTGVSYD from the coding sequence ATGCCGAACTGGACGCTCGAAGACATGCCGGAGTTGTCGGGTCGAACCGTCGTCGTAACAGGGGCAAACAGTGGCCTCGGTCTCGAAGCGACCCGCGCATTCGCCAGGGAGGGCGCCCACGTCGTGATGGCCTGCCGGGACGTTGACGCAGCAGCGGACGCACGCGAGGAGATTCGCGAGGAGGCCCCTGGTGCGTCGCTGACCGTCGAGGCACTCGACCTCGCGGACCTCGACTCGATTCGAGCCTTCGCCGATTCGGTCGCCGACCTCGGTCGTATCGATGTTCTGTGCAACAACGCCGGCGTGATGGCGATTCCACGCAGCGAAACGGCCGACGGATTCGAGACGCAGTTCGGCGTCAACCACCTCGGCCACTTCGCGCTGACGGGTCTGTTGCTCGATTCCCTCCGGGCGGCGCCCGACCCACGGGTCGTCACCCAGTCCAGCGGCATCCACGCGAACGGGGAAATCGACTTCGAGGACCTACAGAGTACCGACGACTACGACAAGTGGGGCGCCTACGCCCAGAGCAAACTCGCGAATCTGCTCTTCGCCTACGAACTCGACCGCCGCTACGGCGACGAACTGACGAGCGTCGGCTGTCACCCCGGCTACGCGGCGACGAACCTCCAGCGTCGCGGCCCCGAACAGGAGGGGTCGCGGCTCAAACTCGCGGCGATGGCACTCGCAAACCGCATCTTCGCCCAGTCGGCCGAGGCGGGCGCGCTGCCGATGCTGTACGCCGCGACCGCCGAGGATGTCGAGGGCGGCGACTACGTCGGCCCCGGCGGTTTCAAGAACATGCGCGGCGCGCCCGAGACCCAACGCTCCAGCAAGCGTTCCTACGACGAGGACACCGCCGAACGGCTGTGGTCGGTCTCCGAGGAACTGACGGGTGTCAGTTACGACTGA
- a CDS encoding ABC transporter ATP-binding protein — protein MAAIRTRELSKRYGDVVALDSLSLTVDDGECYGFLGPNGAGKSTTINILTGQLVPDSGEARVAGVDPVETPVEARRHVGILPESGRPPSFLTVREYFEFAAATRDIEEATLTERVDRWAERLEFVHKLDTLCTDLSQGERQKVLITQAFLHEPKVVFIDEPLTNLDPIMQERVKKFFETYRDAGNTLFLSTHFVETAAEVCTQVGILNRGRLLEELRPGGMDGDALLDQFFASVEEDVQEAELQRTP, from the coding sequence ATGGCTGCCATTCGGACGCGCGAGTTGTCGAAACGATACGGCGACGTGGTGGCGCTGGACTCGCTGTCGCTGACCGTCGACGACGGCGAGTGCTACGGGTTTCTCGGCCCCAACGGCGCCGGCAAGTCCACGACCATCAACATCCTGACGGGCCAACTCGTCCCCGATAGCGGCGAGGCCCGCGTCGCGGGCGTCGACCCCGTCGAGACGCCCGTCGAGGCGCGGCGACATGTCGGCATCTTACCGGAGAGCGGCCGGCCACCGTCGTTTCTGACGGTTCGTGAGTACTTCGAGTTCGCCGCGGCCACTCGCGACATCGAGGAGGCGACGCTGACCGAACGGGTCGACCGCTGGGCGGAGCGACTGGAGTTCGTCCACAAACTCGACACGCTGTGTACTGACCTCTCGCAGGGGGAGCGACAGAAGGTGCTCATCACGCAGGCGTTCCTCCACGAACCGAAGGTCGTCTTCATCGACGAACCGCTGACGAACCTCGACCCGATTATGCAGGAACGGGTCAAGAAGTTCTTCGAGACCTACCGCGACGCCGGCAACACGCTGTTTCTGTCGACGCACTTCGTCGAGACGGCCGCCGAGGTGTGTACGCAGGTGGGCATCCTGAACCGCGGTCGCCTGCTTGAGGAACTCCGGCCCGGTGGAATGGACGGCGACGCACTGCTCGACCAGTTCTTCGCGTCGGTCGAAGAGGACGTACAAGAGGCGGAACTGCAACGCACGCCATGA
- a CDS encoding RDD family protein, which produces MEETKERDSGVLFERIIAAVIDLLVMIPLVATIAAILGVGTQSEAVFVSAVLVGYFSYYIVPEWLYGRTLGKQLLGIIVIRSDGRVPSLEQAVLRNLLRIIDGAGGYLFGLLVILFTNKNQRVGDLLSGTVVVSRE; this is translated from the coding sequence ATGGAGGAGACAAAAGAACGTGATTCGGGGGTACTCTTCGAACGTATCATTGCCGCAGTAATCGACCTACTGGTGATGATTCCTCTGGTCGCAACGATTGCAGCAATTTTGGGCGTCGGAACCCAATCCGAGGCCGTCTTCGTCTCGGCAGTTCTCGTCGGATATTTTTCGTACTACATCGTTCCGGAGTGGCTGTACGGTCGGACGCTGGGAAAGCAACTACTCGGAATAATCGTCATTCGTTCGGACGGTCGAGTTCCGTCGCTCGAACAGGCCGTGCTGCGTAACCTGTTGCGAATCATCGACGGAGCGGGAGGATACCTGTTTGGACTGCTCGTAATCCTGTTCACAAACAAGAATCAACGGGTCGGCGACCTCCTCTCGGGAACGGTCGTCGTTTCTAGGGAGTGA